From Oncorhynchus mykiss isolate Arlee chromosome 6, USDA_OmykA_1.1, whole genome shotgun sequence, the proteins below share one genomic window:
- the LOC110525555 gene encoding aspartate beta-hydroxylase domain-containing protein 2 → MEWSLERVREMVAGGMQSMRDCESSAFGTAMCLLLLFVWYCYRVGREHSSSPLRGGYSNEPSRVGGGGGALISTDGDGRAKGRPVSGVEEQNGFAYCQSTECFRCTNTGEGLNQRLYHSLQDYAKRYTWSGMGRVHKGVRDQGRYLTSRPTIQRPEVFFLPDLPSAPFFSRDAQKHDVELLERSFPALLAEFENIYHAPPARAGSSLPPGWKANSTPHGQWWTFYLVNQGTPLALNARRCPRAWRVLGQLRTFIANNVFGNACFSVLTPGALITEHYGPTNVRLRCHLGLRVPSSCELVVGGEPQCWSEGSCLLFDDSFLHRAFHEGSPEDGPRVVFMVDLWHPNVAAAERQALDYIFTPGR, encoded by the exons ATGGAGTGGTCACTAGAAAGGGTGAGGGAGATGGTGGCTGGAGGGATGCAGTCTATGAGGGACTGTGAGTCCAGTGCCTTTGGCACAGCCATGTGCCTGCTGCTGCTCTTTGTGTGGTACTGTTACAGGGTAGGTCGTGAGCACAGCTCCTCTCCCCTGCGTGGGGGGTACAGCAATGAGCCCAGTCGagtaggagggggtgggggggcctTGATCAGCACAGATGGGGATGGTAGGGCAAAAGGCAGGCCAGTGTCAGGGGTGGAGGAGCAGAACGGCTTTGCTTACTGCCAGTCCACTGAGTGTTTTCGCTGCACCAACACAGGGGAGGGTCTTAATCAGAGGCTGTACCACAGCTTGCAGGATTACGCCAAACGCTACACCTGGTCGGGCATGGGCAGGGTACACAAAGGGGTACGAGACCAGGGCCGCTACCTCACCAGCCGGCCCACCATCCAGAGGCCAGAGGTGTTCTTCCTTCCTGACCTGCCCTCAGCACCCTTCTTCTCCCGGGACGCACAGAAACACGACGTGGAGCTGCTGGAGAGGAGCTTCCCTGCTCTGCTGGCTGAGTTTGAGAACATCTACCACGCCCCCCCAGCGCGGGCTGGCTCCTCCCTGCCTCCGGGCTGGAAGGCCAACAGCACCCCCCATGGCCAGTGGTGGACCTTCTACCTGGTGAACCAGGGAACTCCGCTGGCCCTGAATGCCAGGAGGTGCCCCCGGGCCTGGAGGGTACTGGGCCAGCTGCGCACCTTCATTGCCAACAACGTGTTTGGAAATGCCTGCTTCTCTGTGCTGACCCCCGGAGCCCTGATAACTGAGCATTACGGCCCAACCAACGTCAGGCTGCGCTGCCACCTGG GTCTTAGAGTGCCCTCTTCCTGTGAGCTGGTAGTTGGAGGGGAGCCGCAGTGCTGGTCTGAGGGGAGCTGTCTGCTGTTTGATGACTCCTTCCTCCACAGGGCCTTCcatgagg GCAGCCCAGAGGACGGCCCCAGGGTGGTCTTCATGGTGGACCTCTGGCACCCTAATGTGGCAGCTGCTGAGAGGCAGGCTCTGGACTACATCTTCACCCCTGGACGCTGA